The following proteins are encoded in a genomic region of Pyrus communis chromosome 11, drPyrComm1.1, whole genome shotgun sequence:
- the LOC137709025 gene encoding uncharacterized protein gives MEEEENMSPPFWLQASNSFRQSNHRSSRLGRFASSVFFSSGAFVFALIVIVLVFIFFVIPSLSSFTSQIFRPHLVKKSWDSLNLVLVLFAIVCGFLSRNSYNDNNVSSPMSYDVSSPQKFEKSNPSTPRQWYDQYSDRSRTVDNQSSGATSTMDRGVRTSSSYPDLRQQEPSWNVVRDERWRSHDDTHVADDTHEAGYPIPGSDPQHQLHRPHRSWHEEPAEVLAHEEPAEVLAHEEPAEVQARVGCVLRTQNIPVNTFVIPAEQVSSSHAQIQVIQPDPLSSSHAQIQVIQSDPLSSSHAQILVIQSNSLPPSPPRTQTPPPPPPPRKTKRTYQAIGEKENSNASDNLEVENNLPPPPPQTPPSPPLPPPSSPPQMSKEVENKKTPAGKHAKKKGVATTKEFLITSLRKSRKKQRQKSVENFETLLASASSAPSSALPPPSPPPPPPPLPPPSVFPNLFSSKKSNKPKKTIHPIPQPPSPPPLPRINSTGRLSQIRPTMTTQKPLPPVKVTSFINRDDENANSGGESPSVGIPPPPPLPPFSIPVTKYAEHGDFVRIKSNDSSLSGSPDLDDSDQDSVPSPTTGSKTPSESGESPTKAMFCPSPDVNTKADTFIARFRASLKLEKMNSARGRSNLGPHSSEEDVTDI, from the coding sequence AtggaagaagaggaaaacaTGTCGCCACCATTTTGGCTCCAAGCCTCCAATTCTTTCCGGCAGTCCAACCATCGCAGCAGCCGCCTCGGCCGCTTTGCCTCCTCCGTTTTCTTCAGCTCCGGCGCTTTCGTTTTCGCCTTGATCGTCATAGTTCTGGTATTCATTTTCTTCGTAATCCCATCACTCTCGTCCTTCACTTCTCAAATTTTTAGACCCCATTTggtaaaaaaaagttgggattCTCTCAACCTCGTCCTCGTACTCTTCGCAATTGTTTGCGGATTTCTCAGCCGAAACAGCTACAACGACAACAATGTTAGCAGTCCCATGTCGTACGATGTTTCTTCTCCGCAGAAATTTGAGAAGTCAAACCCATCAACCCCACGTCAGTGGTACGATCAGTATTCAGATCGGAGTCGGACGGTCGATAATCAGAGCAGTGGTGCTACTAGTACGATGGACAGAGGAGTGAGGACCAGCAGCTCGTACCCGGATCTGCGTCAACAGGAACCTTCATGGAATGTGGTTAGGGACGAACGATGGCGATCCCACGACGATACCCATGTGGCCGACGACACCCATGAGGCCGGTTATCCGATTCCGGGTTCGGATCCGCAGCATCAGCTCCACCGCCCTCACCGGTCATGGCATGAAGAACCGGCAGAGGTTCTAGCACATGAAGAACCGGCAGAGGTTCTAGCGCATGAAGAACCGGCAGAGGTTCAAGCACGAGTAGGATGTGTACTACGGACCCAGAATATACCAGTAAACACTTTTGTGATCCCTGCGGAGCAAGTTAGTTCTTCACACGCACAGATTCAGGTTATTCAACCCGATCCTCTTAGTTCTTCACACGCACAGATTCAGGTTATTCAATCCGATCCTCTTAGTTCTTCACACGCACAGATTCTGGTTATTCAATCCAATTCTTTGCCCCCATCGCCGCCGCGGACGCAAACTCCGCCACCTCCGCCGCCGCCGCGCAAGACAAAGAGGACGTACCAAGCTAttggagaaaaagaaaactcgAATGCTAGTGACAATTTGGAAGTGGAGAATAATTTGCCCCCACCGCCTCCCCAGACCCCGCCTTCTCCGCCGTTACCTCCGCCATCATCGCCGCCGCAGATGTCGAAGGAGGTTGAGAACAAGAAAACGCCAGCTGGGAAACATGCGAAGAAGAAGGGAGTTGCTACCACTAAAGAGTTCTTGATCACGTCATTAAGGAAGAGTAGGAAGAAGCAGAGACAAAAGAGTGTCGAAAATTTCGAGACTCTCCTCGCTTCTGCCTCTTCGGCTCCTTCGTCTGCACTTCCGCCGCCCTCACCGCCGCCTCCTCCCCCACCGCTACCACCACCTTCGGTTTTTCCCAACTTGTTTTCTTCAAAGAAatccaacaaacccaagaaaacTATTCACCCAATTCCACAGCCGCCGTCGCCACCACCGCTGCCACGGATCAATTCCACCGGGAGATTATCCCAAATCAGGCCCACGATGACAACTCAAAAGCCGCTACCTCCAGTTAAGGTGACCAGCTTCATCAACAGAGATGATGAGAATGCGAACAGTGGCGGGGAGTCGCCATCGGTTGGAataccgccgccgccgccgctaCCGCCATTTAGTATACCGGTTACGAAATACGCAGAGCATGGGGACTTTGTGAGGATCAAAAGCAACGACAGTTCACTCAGCGGCTCACCTGATTTGGACGACAGTGATCAGGATTCAGTTCCATCACCGACCACGGGTAGTAAAACTCCATCGGAGAGCGGAGAGTCGCCGACAAAAGCTATGTTCTGTCCGAGCCCGGATGTGAACACCAAAGCTGACACCTTCATTGCAAGGTTCAGAGCTAGTTTGAAGTTGGAGAAGATGAACTCTGCGAGGGGAAGGTCCAATCTAGGCCCACATTCCAGTGAAGAAGATGTCACGGATATCTAA
- the LOC137708554 gene encoding threonine synthase, chloroplastic-like, producing the protein MASSSLFQSSPLSLKPQNPTSLHPSTKPHFATTIKCVSTSTPPSSSSSSSDHPPHNIRDEARRHNTTHSHHFSARYVPFNADPSSSAAESYSLDEIVYRSNSGGLLDVQHDMAALKNYDGKYWRDLFDSRIGKTTWPYGSGVWSKKEWVLPEIDSDDIVSAFEGNSNLFWAERYGKQFLSMNDLWVKHCGISHTGSFKDLGMTVLVSQVNRLRKMKRPVVGVGCASTGDTSAALSAYCAAAGIPSIVFLPANRISLAQLVQPIANGAFVLSIDTDFDGCMQLIREVTAELPIYLANSLNSLRLEGQKTAAIEILQQFDWEVPDWVIVPGGNLGNIYAFYKGFHMCKELGLVDKIPRLVCAQAANANPLYLHYKSGWDQEFKPVKANTTFASAIQIGDPVSIDRAVYALKKSNGIVEEASEQELMDAMAQADSTGMFICPHTGVALAALIKLRNQGIIGTNDRTVVVSTAHGLKFTQSKIDYHSNDIKDLACKYANPPVQVKADFGSVMDVLKKYLLSKVPKN; encoded by the coding sequence atggcctcttcctctctcttccaATCTTCCCCTCTCTCCCTCAAACCACAAAACCCCACCTCCCTCCACCCCTCAACCAAACCCCATTTCGCCACCACCATCAAATGCGTCTCCACCTCCActcctccctcctcctcttcttcctcctccgacCACCCTCCCCACAACATTCGCGACGAGGCTCGCCGCCACAACACCACCCACTCCCATCACTTCTCCGCCCGCTACGTCCCCTTCAACGCCGAcccctcctcctccgccgccgAGTCCTACTCCCTCGACGAGATCGTCTACCGATCCAACTCCGGCGGCCTCCTCGACGTCCAGCACGACATGGCCGCCCTCAAAAACTACGACGGCAAGTACTGGCGCGACCTCTTCGACTCCCGGATCGGCAAGACCACCTGGCCCTACGGCTCCGGCGTTTGGAGCAagaaggagtgggtcctacccGAGATTGACAGCGACGACATTGTCTCCGCTTTTGAAGgtaactccaatctcttctggGCTGAGCGTTATGGCAAACAGTTTCTAAGCATGAACGATTTGTGGGTCAAACACTGTGGGATTAGCCACACTGGCAGTTTTAAGGACTTGGGCATGACTGTTTTGGTCAGCCAAGTGAATCGGCTGAGGAAAATGAAGCGCCCCGTGGTCGGCGTCGGCTGTGCCTCCACCGGAGACACATCTGCCGCCTTATCGGCCTACTGTGCCGCTGCTGGGATACCATCGATTGTGTTTCTACCCGCAAATCGGATATCTCTGGCTCAGCTGGTTCAACCCATTGCCAATGGGGCCTTCGTGCTGAGCATTGATACTGATTTCGATGGTTGTATGCAGCTGATTCGAGAAGTCACGGCGGAGCTGCCGATTTATTTGGCTAATTCTTTGAACAGTTTGAGATTAGAGGGTCAAAAAACCGCTGCAATAGAGATTTTGCAGCAGTTTGATTGGGAAGTGCCGGATTGGGTCATAGTTCCAGGGGGAAATTTGGGTAACATATATGCTTTCTACAAAGGGTTTCATATGTGCAAAGAGTTGGGGCTAGTAGATAAGATTCCTAGGCTTGTTTGTGCCCAAGCTGCAAATGCGAACCCGCTGTACTTGCATTACAAGTCAGGGTGGGATCAAGAGTTCAAGCCCGTGAAGGCGAACACTACGTTTGCATCCGCAATCCAAATAGGTGATCCTGTTTCGATAGACAGAGCCGTGTATGCGTTGAAGAAGtcgaatgggattgtggaggaAGCCAGTGAGCAGGAGTTGATGGATGCCATGGCTCAAGCGGACTCCACTGGCATGTTCATATGTCCTCACACTGGTGTGGCATTGGCTGCATTGATTAAGCTTCGGAACCAAGGTATCATAGGCACAAACGACCGGACTGTGGTGGTGAGCACGGCTCATGGGTTGAAATTCACGCAGTCGAAGATTGATTATCATTCAAATGATATCAAGGATTTGGCTTGCAAGTATGCTAACCCGCCAGTGCAAGTGAAGGCGGATTTTGGGTCTGTGATGGATGTTTTGAAGAAGTACTTGTTGAGTAAGGTGCCGAAGAATTAG
- the LOC137707925 gene encoding PHD finger protein ALFIN-LIKE 4-like has translation MKGADAALYNPRTVEEVFRDFKGRRSGMIKALTSDVEKFFQMCDPEKENLSLYGYPSEQWEVNLPAEEVPPELPEPALGINFARDGMAEKDWLSLVAVHSDAWLVSVAFYFGARFGFDKADRKRLFNMINELPTIFEVVTGTAKKQVKEKSSSNHGSNKSKSSSKARGSESQGRHLEVLQPKDEDEGLDEEEEDEREETCGACGGGGPSSLDEPWIFCDFCETWFHMKCVKMTPARAKQIKQYKCPSCSNKRARPD, from the exons ATGAAGGGAGCTGATGCCGCGCTCTACAATCCTCGAACGGTCGAGGAGGTTTTCCGAGATTTCAAGGGCCGCAGATCTGGAATGATCAAGGCTCTCACTTCTG ATGTTGAAAAATTCTTTCAGATGTGTGATCCTG AGAAGGAGAATCTCTCCTTGTATGGATATCCTAGTGAGCAGTGGGAAGTCAACCTACCTGCTGAAGAAGTGCCTCCAGAATTGCCAGAGCCTGCTCTGGGTATCAACTTTGCAAGAGATGGCATGGCAGAAAAAGACTGGCTATCTTTGGTTGCTGTTCATAGTGATGCCTGGCTAGTTTCTGTTGCCTTCTACTTTGGTGCCAGATTTGGGTTCGACAAGGCTGACAG GAAGCGACTTTTTAATATGATTAATGAACTGCCAACAATATTTGAAGTCGTGACCGGTACTGCAAAAAAACAAGTAAAGGAGAAGTCATCTTCAAATCATGGCAGCAACAAATCCAAGTCAAGCTCCAAAGCG CGAGGGTCCGAATCTCAAGGAAGACATTTGGAAGTATTGCAGCCTAAAGACGAAGACGAGGGCTTGGAtgaagaggaggaggatgaaCGTGAAGAGACATGTGGAGCATGTGGTGGAGGCGGACCATCCTCTTTGGACGAACCCTGGATTTTCTGTGATTTTTGTGAGACGTGGTTCCACATGAAGTGCGTGAAGATGACCCCTGCACGAGCAAAACAGATCAAGCAGTACAAATGCCCTTCATGCAGCAACAAGAGAGCCCGGCCTGATTAA
- the LOC137708020 gene encoding uncharacterized protein: MMMGLELGLGWVGAILVGAGWLALGYCFGARYPPSRIIFSARLAKQAANDLNNGKKKKNKDKPKDPLEIENLADILQDFKMVLVVRNDLKMGKGKIAAQCSHATLGLYKKVLHRAPKALNRWEMCAQPKVVVKIESEEDMLLLQERAKLLNLPTHITIDAGRTQIAPNSRTVMAILGPVEVVDDVTGVLKLL, translated from the exons ATGATGATGGGGTTGGAGTTGGGGTTGGGGTGGGTGGGTGCGATTTTGGTAGGAGCGGGCTGGCTTGCTTTGGGTTATTGCTTTGGCGCTCGTTACCCTCCTTCTCGCATTATTTTCTCAGCCAGACTCGCTAAGCAGGCTGCCAATGATCTTAACaatggaaagaagaagaagaacaaggacAAGCCCAAAGATCCCCTCGAGATTGAAAACCTCGCCGACATTCTCCAAGATTTCAAAATG GTTTTGGTGGTCAGGAATGATCTAAAGATGGGTAAAGGGAAAATTGCCGCTCAATGCAG CCATGCGACTTTAGGCCTCTATAAAAAGGTCCTCCATCGAGCACCAAAAGCTTTAAACAG GTGGGAGATGTGTGCACAGCCTAAAGTTGTTGTGAAAATAGAAAGTGAAGAAGACATGCTACTTTTGCAA GAAAGGGCTAAATTGCTGAACTTACCGACACACATTACAATTGATGCTGGCAGGACTCAGATTGCACCAA ATTCAAGGACAGTGATGGCTATTCTTG GACCTGTTGAAGTGGTTGATGATGTAACAGGTGTACTGAAGCTCTTGTAG